The segment ATCTACCGCGTCGAGCGCGACTTCGACGGACGCAGCTTCGCCACGCGGCGGGTCATCGCGCTGCAAAAGGGCGTGCCGATCCTCAACATGGCGGCTTCGTTCCAGACGCCCGAACAAGGCCTTGCGCATCAGGAGGAAATGCCCGACGTGCCGCCGCCCGAGGCGCTGATGGCCGAGGTCGAGCATGTCCGCGCCAACGCCGCGACGATCGAACCCCATCTGCTCAGCTGGCTGACCCGGCCGCGCCCGATCGAGATCCGCCCGGTCGCCTCGCGCTGGGGCAATGTCGAGGCGAAGCGTCCGCCGATCCAGCATTACTGGATGCGCGCGGTCGCCCCGCTGGGCGACGATCCCGAGGTACACCGCGCCATCCTCGCCTATGTTTCGGACATGACGCTGCTCAGCACCTCGACGCTGCCGCACGGGATCGACTGGTCGATGCCCAATT is part of the Sphingomonas sp. C3-2 genome and harbors:
- a CDS encoding acyl-CoA thioesterase II, which encodes MADANSTPQQLVDQLKALLDVEELDRDLYRGDKLPEGRGRVFGGQVIAQALSAATKSVEGERIAHSLHAYFMRPGDDSLPIIYRVERDFDGRSFATRRVIALQKGVPILNMAASFQTPEQGLAHQEEMPDVPPPEALMAEVEHVRANAATIEPHLLSWLTRPRPIEIRPVASRWGNVEAKRPPIQHYWMRAVAPLGDDPEVHRAILAYVSDMTLLSTSTLPHGIDWSMPNFQSASLDHSLWIHEDLRADDWLLFTTNSPWTGHARGFNRGSFYTRDGRLVASAAQEGLIRLRP